AACGGGCGGCCGTGCATGTCCCCCTCGGTCATCACCTCGGCGAACGCCCGGTTGAACATATCCATCTCGTGCTGATAGTCGCCGTACACCGTGTCCTGGATCTCCCCCCCGATGATCACCGGCTCGCCCCGCATGTAGTTCGGGACCTCGAGGTCGAGCGTCACGTTGGTGAACGGGGTCTGGAATCCGACCCGGGTGGGGACGTTCATGTTGTACACGAACTCCTGCAGGTTCTGCTTCACTTCGGCATAGGAGAGGCCGTCGGCACGGATGAACGGGGCGAGGTACGTGTCGACGTTGGAGAACGCCTGCGCCCCGGCTGATTCCCCCTGCAGGGTATACATGAAGTTCACCACCTGGAGAAGGGCGACGCGGAAGTGTCTTGCCGGCCGGGCTTCGATCTTCCCCCTCACCCCTCTGAAGCCGCGCAGGAGGAGGTCGCGCAGGTCCCAACCGACACAGTACGCACCCAGGGTGCCGAGGTCGTGGATGTGGAAGTCGCCCCGCTCGTGCGCCTCCTTGATCGGCTGGGGATAGATCTTGGTGAGCCAGTAATGGGAGATCACCCGGTCGGTGATGTGGGTGTTCAGCCCCTGTAAGGAGAAGGTCATGTTGCTGTTTTCCCGCACCCGCCAATCGCGGTCGTTCAGGTAGTCATCGACCAGGGACGGAACTTCGTCAAGGAGGCGGCGCATCTCGCGCAGGTCGGCGTGCTGCTTGCGATAGACGATGTACGCCTTGGCGATGCGGGTGTGCCCCGCCTCGATCAGGACGTCCTCCACGATGTCCTGGATCTCCTCCACCGTGGGGAGATCGTCGATGAACCGCTCGTCGAGGATCCTGGTCACCCGCTCGGATAGGCGCTTGGCCGTCCGCTCGTCCGGCTCTCCCACTTCCCGCATTGCCTTCCAGATCGCCGTCGTGATCTTTGCCTCATCGAACGGTACCACCCGACCATCTCGTTTTACGATCCTCTCCATGGAAAATGCCCCCTCATAAGTATTAGTTTGGGATATAACCGAACCATCATAGCGAGGAGGGTGGGGGTGTGTCAACACCGACCCAATCCGTGTTTTGCGTGGCAAATCCTGATGAACAGGGGAAAAGGACACCCGGGGCGATGGAGTTGGTGATAAATATCACGCCCAGATGACCGTGCGGTTTTTTCTTGATTATCCCGCCCTGATCCGCTAAGATTCGGCGATACACAAGTGGAACAGTATTCAGAGGTGATTGAAATACCTAACATCCGTTCAGCAGAGAAGCGTTTGCGCCAGAGCGAGAAGCGTCGCATCCGCAACCGGGCGAGGAAACAGGCGGTGAAGAAGGTCATCAAGCAGATCCGCATCCACCTCGCGGCCGGGGAGAAGGAAGAGGCCCGCGCCCTGATCCCACAGCTCGCCAAGGCGGCCGATAAGGCGGCCAAGGGCCATGCGTTTCACAAAAACAAGGCGAGCCGGATCAAGTCGCGGTGGATGCGTAAGATACAGTCGGCTTGATCAAGGAGGCCTCCATGCACCACTTCGATTTTCTCGGTAAGGCGAAGTACTTCGTTCCGATATCCATCCTCCTCGTGGTGTTGAGTTGGATCCTGGTGATCCCGGGAGTACGCGGGCTCAACCCCGGGATCGACTTCAGCGGCGGGACTGAGTTTACGGTGAAGTTCAGCGAGCCGGTCACCACTGCGGAGGTACGCAGCGCCCTCGCGGAAATCCCCGCCCCGATCGACCTCAGCAAGAGCGTGATCCAGAACGTAGCCGGGAAGAACACCATGGTGATCACCACCCAGCTCGACGTGGAGGCGAACCAGAGCACGATCAAGGCGATCGAGGATACCCTGCGGAGCAAGTTCAAAGTGGAGGATGTGAGCCGGTACTCGATCGGAAAGCAGGTGAGCCGTGAGCTGATGCAGAAAGGTTGGCAGGCGGTCCTCCTCGCGCTCGTTGTGATCCTGGTCTACGTGTCATGGCGGTTCCGGCTCCGTTACGCGGTCGGGGCGGTCGTTGCCTTGATCCACGACGTGTCGATTGCACTTGGGGTGTTCGCCCTGTTCCACATCGAAGTGAACCTCGCTACGATCGCTGCATTCCTCACGATCGTCGGTTACTCCCTGAACGATACGATCGTCATCTTCGATCGGATCCGGGAGAACTTGAAGATAGACCGCAAGGCGTCGATCTTCGACATCATAAACAAGAGCGTCAACCAATCCCTCTCCCGCACGTTGAACACCTCGCTCACCACCTTCATCCCGGTGTTCATCATGTTCCTGTTCGGAGGATCGGTCCTGCGCGGGTTCGCCCTTGCCCTGCTGATCGGGGTCATTGTCGGGACGTACTCCTCCATGTACATCGCCAATCCGATCGTCTATGCATGGACCCTTAAGGCGGGGGTAAAGAGAAGTAAATGAACTCCATTCTCTTCCCAAGAAGGGAATGGGAACCGGCGCCCGCGCCGGATGAGGGCCTCATCGGGGAAGTCGTCTCTTCTCTGGGGTGCTCCCCCGGGTTAGGAATCCTGCTTGCCCGCCGCGGCGGGAAGCGGTGGCGGGGACTGCTGGATCCAGGATTCCCCCAGTTCCACTCTCCGTTCGGTCTCTCCGGAATAACCACTGCCATCTCCCGGATGCGGGAGGCGATCGCCCGCGGCGAGCGGGTGTTCATTCACGGTGACTTTGACGTCGACGGCCTCACCGGAGCAGCGGTCCTGTACCGCGGTCTGGTCCCGTTGTTCCCCAAAGAGACGATCAAGGTGGAGGTTGGAGACCGGCGTCACGGGCACGGGTTGTCGCCCGAGTTCGTGCTGCGGGTGATCGATGAAGGGTTCGATCTCGTCGTCACCGTGGACTGCGGAATATCGAACGTCGACGAGGTCGCAGCCCTGCGCGAAGCGGGGATCGACACGATCATCACCGACCATCACGTCCCCCCGGCGCAACTCCCGCCAGCGGTAGCAGTGATCGACCCCCAACTTCCGGACGATTCCTACCCGAACCGCAACCTCGCCGGGGTCGGGGTGGCGTACAAGTTCCTGAGTGCGCTGTACCAACAGCTGAAAAAACCGATCCCTTACCAGCTCCTTGATCTCGTTGGACTAGGGACGATCGCCGATCTGGTCCCGCTGTCCGACGACGGAGAGGTGGAGAACCGGGCGCTGGTGAGAGAGGCGTTCAACCTGATCGCGCGGGGGGAGGGATCTTCCCTCGGGCTGCGCGTTCTAATGGAACGGCTCTCCCTCAACCCAAAGAAGCTGACCGCGTCGGATATCGGCTACATCATCGCTCCAAAGCTGAATGCGGCGAACCGGGCCGGGGACCCGAAGGTGGCGTTCCTCCTCCTGACCACGCGGGTGAAGGAGCGGGCCGAGTACCTGAGCGAGGTCCTCCTCGACTACAACCGCGACCGGGAGGTGGCGCAGACCGACCTGATCGCCCAGGCGCAGGAGGAGATGGCTAAGGCGGGTGTTGATCCGCGCCAGGATGGGATCATCGTCCTGTCCGGGAAGTACTGGAACAAGGGGATCATCGGGCTCGCCGCCTCCAACCTCGCCGACCGCTACCGTGTCCCGGCGGTGATAATCTCCGAGGGGGACCGGATAAGCCGCGGATCGTGCCGGAGCGTGGACGGATTCGACATGATCGCCTGCCTGCGCGAGAACTCCGACATCCTCGTGCGCTACGGCGGACACAAGATGGCGGCCGGGTTCACGGTGAAGAACGAGCTTCTTCCTCTCCTCACCGAACGGCTGCTCGCCTGTGCCGCGCGAGAGAGGGGGAAGGCCGCCCCGATCAAGGAGCAGTACGACGCTGAGATCAGGGCGGATGAGATCGACATGCGCTTTTACACCAACATCCGCTCCCTATCCCCGTTTGGGCCGGGTAATCCCGCTCCGCTCTTCCTCCTGCGCGACTGTCGGTTCTCCGATCTCTCCCTGGTCGGAGGGCAGCGCCAGCACCTGAAGGGGACGGTGAGTCAGGACGGAAGGAGCATCCCGTTCATCGCGTTCCGCATGGGCCGCCACATCGACAAGTTCGAGCAAGGGAGCGGAGCAGGGCTCATCTTCCGTCCTGGGTTCGACGACTGGCGCGGGACGGTGCAGGTGGAGGCGGTCGATCTGGTCGAGGACTAATCCGCCTGCGCGGAGAGGCGGATGAAGGAGAGGACCGCCCACGCAAGCAGGGCGCGCCCGCTGAACCGCGCGATCGAAACGACCGCCTTCACCCGGCGCGGCTGGCGGATCATCCGGTAGCACCACTCCAACCCGAGTTTCTGCCAGGCGATCGGAGCGCGGGGTACGTCCCCGGCGAACAGGTCGAGCGCCCCTCCGACCCCGATCATCACCCCGGGAACCCTGGTTCGCGCTGCCCGCATGAACCGCTCCTGCTGCGGGACCCCCATCCCAACCAGAACGAGATCGGGTCTTGCCGCGGCGATGCGCTCCACCACCGCGTCGGGTTTCGTGAAGTAACCGTGATGCGTCCCCACGATGTTTATCCCGGGGTGGTGCGCCTGCAGCCGATCCGCCGCTCGGATCGCCACCCCGGGCCTTCCTCCGAGGAGATAGACCCGGATCCCGGGTCGGGCGAGGAGCCGGGCGGCGAGATCAACCCCGGTCACTCGCGCCGGGAGCGGCCGCCCGAAAAGCCGGCTCGCCCAGACGACCCCGATCCCGTCCGGGATGACAAGGTCAGCGGAGGCGTAGCTGGACCGAAGCACAGGGTCGGAGAGGGCCCTGATCACCCCCGGGGAGTTCGGGGTGACGACGACTGCTGCCCGTCCGGCCCGGATCATCCCCTCCACCCAGCGGGTGGCTTCGTCCAGGGTCACTGGATCGAACCCGATCCCGAACAGGTACACCCTCCGGTCACGGTCATGCACTCCGAAGTCATCGGCCCTCAACCCGGCGAGAGCGCGATAGGCACCCCAGGTGAAGAAGAGGATGCCGGCGACGACGAGGGCGTACTCCGGGTGTCCCTGGGCGAACCCGACCACGGCGACCGCGAACCCTGCCGCCCCGATCCCCCACGCGAGGAGGGAGCGGGAAGGGAGGCGGAGGGAGCTCGTCCCGGTGACGGCCCCGAGGCGGGCGGTGGCGAACAGCGGAACCCCGAGCGCGACGAGCGGGCCGAGGAGGGAGACCGAGACCGCTCCCTTCATCGCTCCACTGATCCCGAACAGCCCCAGCGCGAACGCTACCACCGCGTGGTCCTCCCGGACCGATCCCCCCCGCAGCGCCCGCACGAGCCCGAGGAGGACGAAGGCGATGGTCGCCACCGGCAAGGAGGCGGCGATCGGGGACTCCCGGGTCTGGGGGGAGGCGAAGGAAAGGAGGAGGATGGTGACAGCGAGGGTGAGGTCGAACCCGAGCTGGGGACCGCGCTGTGGGACCACCCGGCGGAGCCCTTCCCGCGCCCAGATCAAAAGGACGATCCAGGCGCAGGTGAACGGAATCGCGATCCAATCGAGGAATAGGTACCCCCCGGCCGGATCGGTGATGAACTCGATCCTAAATCCGGTTCCGACCGCGATCAATCCCGCGGCGACAGCGGAAAATTTGTTCCCCCTCCCGAGGACGAGAACGCCGATCCCGAGTGCAATCCCGAGGAGCTCGACCCGCGGACCGATGACCACCAATAGGATCCCCGGAATCGCGAGGAACCGCACCGCGTCGATTACAACCTCCGATCTCGCCTTCATCCCAAGTTCAGTGTAGCCGGTCCGTCCTGAGGAGGAAAGACAAACCGGGGCGAGAATCGGGGTCGTTGTCCCACCGTAGCGCGGGACAGGGATCACTTTCCCACGCAGAACCGAGAGAAGATATGGGAGAGGATGTCCTCGGATACGTCGATCCCCTGAAGCTTCCCCGCCTCGCGGTACGCGACCCGCAGTTCCTCAGCGACGATGTCCGGAGTCACCCCGGACTCCAATGCGGCTGCCGCCCGGGCGAGGGCATCTCCCGTGCGGCGGAGGAGGTCCTGCTCCCAGGCGTCGAGGAGGAGGAACGTACCCGCTGCCGGGATCCCGCCGGCAAGTACAGCCGCGACGAGCCCGCTCATCAGCTCATCCACCCCAGCCCCGGTCTGAGCGGAGATCTCGTACACCCCGAGGTAGGGGGACGGATCAAGCTCATCCCGGGTGAACGCAGGGGGGAGGTCGGACTTGTTGAGGACGAGGATGACCGGCTTTTTCCATTCCCGGTCGAGCAGGGCCTGGTCATCGGGGGTGAGGGGGCAGCTTCGATCGAGGAGGAGCAAAACGAGATCGGCCCGGTCGATCGCGCGCGCCGCCCGTCGCACTCCCTCTTCCTCCACCGCATCGGTCGGGGGACGCAGCCCGGCGGTGTCGATCATCCGTACCGGGATCCCCTCCACCTCCACCACTTCCTCGACCGTGTCCCGGGTCGTCCCCGGGATCGGGGTGACGATCGCCCGTTCCTCGGCGAGGATTGTGTTGAGCAGGGTGGACTTGCCCACGTTCGGCCGTCCGACGATCGCCGCGACGAGCCCCTCGCGCACCACCCGTCCCCGCGCCGCCCGCCGTTCGAGTTCCTCCACCTCGTCCCGCAGCGCGCGGACCCTGGGGATGAGGGGATCGGTTTCCGCGTCGACGTCCGGGTAGTCGATCCCGACCTCGATGTCCGCCAAAAGCGCCGCGATCCGATCGCGCAGGGACTCCACTTCGTCCCGGAACCTCCCCCCGATTTTGGCGACCGCCGCCTCCAGCCCGAGCCTGGTCTGGGCCCGGACCGCGTCGAGGACGGCCTGGGCCTGATCGAGGGAGATCCTTCCGTTCAGGAACGCGCGTTTGGTGAACTCCCCCCGCTCGGCGAGCCGCGCACCGTTGCGCAGGAGGAGGTCGAGCACCGCCCGCACGGCGGCGATCCCGCCGTGGCAGTTGATCTCGACGACGTCCTCGCGGGTGTAGGTGCGGGGGGCGCGCATCACCGTGACCAGAACCTCATCGAGCTTGATCTCCCCGTCGAGGATGAACCCGTGATGAATAGTATGGCTCGGAACCTGGGAGAGGCGGATCTTCCGGGTCGGGCGGAAGACGGATTCAGCGATCTCGACCGCGCGCGGGCCGCTCATCCGCACGATCCCAATCCCCCCCTCCCCAAGCGGGGTCGAGATCGCGGCGATCGTGTCCTCGGCGTTCATGTCTCGTCCGGCTCGATCACCACCCGCCGCTCGTCCCCTTTGCCCACGGAGTAGGTGCGCACCCCGGGAAAGTTGGCGAGGGTGATGTGGATCGTGCGCCGGTCGATGCGGGGCATCGGGTTCAACCTGATCCGCTTATGCTCCCGCCGGACCGACTCGGCCGCGCTGAGGGCGAACCGGATCAGCTCCGCCCTCCTCCGCTTAACCGCCCCGTTGATGTCGAGGATGATCTCGCAGTCCTTCCCGGTGACCCGGCGGAGATGGGTGCGGAGGAGGTGCTGCAGGGCGGAGAGGATCGGGCGCTCCTCGGGGAGGGTGAACAGGCTCCCGGTCAGGTTGACGTACAGCTCCTCGCAGGAGTCCCCCTCGATCTCAAAGCTCGCCTCCTCCTCCATGATGGCGAGAAGCTCAGAGAGGTAGGCCCTAATCTCCGCCTTTATCGTCTCCATCCTGCGCCTCCTTCTCTCCTGGCTCCGCGGATGAGCCCGGGGGAGCGGCTCCTCCCACCGCGGCCTCGGCCTTTCCCATCTCCCAGTTGACGAACGCCTGCTGTCCGATTTGGGACAGGGTGGTAAGGAGGTAGTACAGCCACAGCCCGGCCGGGAAGTTCCAGAAGAAGAAGGCCATAAACAACGGGAAGATGTACCCCATGTACTTCTGCGACCCGCTCGACTGATCTGAGGTCATCGGGGTCATCAGCCGCTGCTGGAGGATCATCGCCCCCGTAGTGAGGATCACAAGAATGAACAGCGGATCGCGCAGGCTGAGGTCCGGAATCCACAAAAAGCCGGGGGAGAGGTGGATCTCCTCGCTTGCATACAGGATCGCCTTCCACAGGAGGATCAGGATCGGAAGCTGGATCACCATCGGGAGGCACCCGCCCATCGGGTTAACCCCCTCCCGCTTGTACAGCTCCATCATCTTCTGCTGGAGAAGCTCACGGTCGTCCTTGAACCGCTTCTGGATCTCCTGCAGTTTGGGCTGGAGCTTCTGCATCTTGGCCATCGAATGATACTGTTTGCGCATCAGCGGGAACAGGACGAGACGCGTCACCAGGGTGAACAGGATGATCGCCCACCCGTAGTTCCCGGTGTAGCGATAGAGGAGCTTTAAGAACTGGACGACCGGGATGATCAGCCGCGCTCCGGTTCCAGGATTGTCCAGACTCCCCAGCCCGACTGCGTCCATGAGGAGATAGCGGCGGCGCCCTCCGTACAGGGAGAACGAGTAGGTGCTCTCCCCGGGAGCGGCGGGTACGGTGATCCCGAACGCCGTCCGATCCCCGAGCAAGGTGGCGAACGGGGTGATCTCGGAACCCCCTGGCGTCTTGAGGAAGAAAACCGTCGCTTTGTTCATCAGCCCGAGGCCATCGAACGAGGTGTACGAGCCCGGAGCGAGCGGGGCGGTGCTCACCCCGGAGTCGAACTGATAAACAAGCTCCTTGCTCACCGCACTGGTTGCGTCCCCAAGGACGATCCTGAGCGGGACGGCCTCCCCGGACGGGTTCTCAACCTTTATCGTCACCCCCACGGTGTAATACGGGTCGTTGCGGAGGAGGAACCGCTTCGTCATCCGGAGATTCCCCACAGTCCCGGTGAATTCGATCGCGAGTTCGTCCGGGCGCGGGGCGCTCGGAGGTGCTGTGAGGGTGAAGTGCGTGGCGACCGTCTCCCCTCCGGACTGAACCGTGAATGGATAAATGGTGTTGGCCAAGTACTGACGGGTGTAGTTTCCGTCCTTGTAGGTCGTCTTCGTCCCGGGAACGAGCTCGGCCGGTTTCGAACCGTACGGTGCGAAGTAGAGGTAGACGCTCCGCAGCGTTCCCCCCGCCTCGGAGAAGACGTAATCGGCGAGGGCGGTCTTCACTTCTATCGCTTTGTGATCACCCTCGGAGTAGATCTTGTAGGTGATCCCGCCCTCCCCTCCGAAAGCAACGGCGGAGAACAAAAAGATAACGACGATTCCTATCAGCGTAAAGATCGTGAATTTTCGCACGGATACCTCCGAAAAAGAGGGTATCCCAAGGGGCGTCCCTTTGCAAATAAATGGGCGTGAGATGGTTACCGCCCATCTGCAGGGCAATCGGTGCACCTCGGTCTCCCGGGAGCCATGACTGTCCTTACCGTTCCTCGGCGGGGTAGCGATACACGCTCTCGGTTACTACCCGGTGTTCGGGTTCACCGCGGCGATAATGGGGATCGCTTATCTCCTCCTCGCACGTTGAAACCGCTTCCCTCCTCCGGTATTATTCGTTCATTGATCGGATAACAAGTATCAGGAGGTGCTTCCGGGAGTGGAAGCTCAAACGAGATTACCTAAACGAGTCGGAGACGCCATTCATGCCGTGGGGAGGCGGAAGAGGGCGACCGCCCGCGTCTACCTGAAGGAAGGAGACGGGGCGATCATCATCAACGGCCGCCCAGCGGAGGAGTATTTCGCTTCGTTCCTCGAGGCGCCGTCCCACCTCGAGAAGACGCTCAAGCAGCCGTTCTACCTCACCGGGACGATGGGAAAGTACGACGTCAAGGCCCGCGTGCGCGGTGGCGGGTTTACCGGGCAACTTGAGGCGATCCGCCTCGGGATCGCCCGTGCCCTCCTCGGGGTGACGGAGGAGTACCGGGCGCCGCTGAAACGGGCGGGGCTCCTCACCCGCGACCCACGCGAGGTGGAACGGAAGAAGTACCACCACCGCAAGGCGCGGAAGAGCGAGCAATACTCCAAGCGTTAACGGAGATAGCGATGAAAAAAGGGATCCATCCGGAGTTGAAGAGGGCCGTTATTCACTGCGCCTGTGGGGCGGAGTTCGAGACGCTCTCCACGGTGGAGGACGTGCACGTGGACATCTGCTCCAAGTGCCATCCGTTCTTCACCGGCGAGGAGCGGTTCGTCGATACCGAGGGGCGTGTGGAGCGGTTCCAGCGTAAGTACGGGAAGAAGGAATAGTCGATGCCGCCAGTGGGCGGTCAGGCGATAATCGAGGGTGTGATGATGCAGAACGGCGACCGCGTCGCGGTCGCCGTTCGTCGTCAATCGGACGGCAAGATCATCGTCCGCGACATCCCGACGCGCAAGAGACCGCAGCGGATCTGGAACGCCCCGTTCATTCGCGGGCTGTTCCGGCTGTACGACATGCTCTCCCTCGGGCTGCGCGCTTTAAACATGTCGGCCAAGCTTGCATTCCCGGAAGAGGAACAACTCGGCAAAGGGGAATCGTGGTTCACCTACGCCCTTGCCGTCATCCTCGCCGTGGGCGGATTCGTCGTCCTCCCCCTCTACCTGGCCAACATGGTCCCGGGCCTACGCACTGGAAATTCGATCCTGTTCAACCTCGTCGAGGGATTGATCCGGATAACATTCTTCCTCGCTTACCTCTACCTCATCTCACGCCTGAAGGACATCCATCGCGTCTTCCAGTATCACGGAGCGGAGCACAAGACCGTCTACACCTACGAGGCGGGGGAGGAATTGACGGTGGAGAACGCGCGCAAGTACACGACGCTGCATCCCCGCTGTGGGACGGCCTTCTTGATGATCGTCCTTGTGATCTCGATCCTCGTCTTCTCCATCGCCGGGAACCCGAACCTGTGGCTGAAGGTCCTCTCCCGTCTCCTCCTGCTGCCGGTCGTCGCCGGGATCTCGTACGAGGCGCTCCGGTACAGCGGGGGAAACTACAACAGGTTTTGGGTGCGAGTTCTCACTAAACCTGGGCTATGGCTGCAGAAGTTGACCACGGCCGAGCCGACCGACGATATGCTCGAAGTGGCGATCGCTGCCCTGAAACGGGTGACGGAAGAGCCTCATATAGAGAGCGTCGGGGCCGCGGTGAGCGAGAGCGGCGAGGTCTCCCCGAGCTCAAAGTGACGGAACGCACCGCAGGCGGCGATCATCGCCGCGTTGTCGGTGCAGTAGGAAAGCGGGGGGAAGAAGACCTCGATCCCGCGTGATTTCCCATCCGCAAGCAGCCGCGCCCGCAGGTGGGAATTTGCCGCCACCCCGCCCACGACGACGAGCTTGCGCATGTGATGCCGTCGAGCTGCCTCGATCGCCTTCCCGGCGAGGACGTCGACCACGCTCGCCAGGAACGAGGCGGCGACATCGCGGGGATCGGCGGACGGATGCTTCCGCAGGTAGTAGAGGACCGAGGTCTTCAGCCCGGCGAAGCTGAAGTCGAACCCCGGCGATGCCATGAGGGGGCGGGGAAATTCGATCGCGCTGGGATCCCCTTCCTCGGCCAACCGGTCGATCTCCGCCCCGGCCGGATAGTCGATCCCGAGCATCTTCCCCACCTTGTCAAGCGCCTCCCCGGCCGCGTCGTCGATCGTCGTCCCCACCAGTCGGTAGCGTCCGTAATCCTCCACCTTGACCAAGAGAGTGTGCCCCCCGGAGACGAGGAGGCCCATGAACGGCGGTCCGGCGTCCGGATAGGCGAGGCGATGGGCGAACAGGTGCCCCTCGAGGTGGTTCACCCCGATGAACGGGATCCCACGCCCGAACGCGATCCCCTTCCCGTAGGAGAGCCCAACGAGGAGCGGTCCGACGAGCCCGGGGCCGTAGGTGGCGGCGACAAGGGAGAGATCGGAAAAGCCGATCCCTGCCTCTTCCAGCGCCCGCTTCACCAGGTGCGGGAGCTTGCGCAGGTGATCCCGGGACGCGACCTCGGGGACGACCCCACCGTAACGGGCGTGGAGTTCGACCTGGGAATAGATCAGATTCACCTCGAGATCAGTCTCCCCGCGCAGGACGGCGACCGCGGTCTCATCGCACGAGGTCTCGATTCCCAGCGTATATTCGGTCATCGCAGGTATTCCGGTTTCAACACCCCGATGAACGGGAGGTTCCGGTACAGCTCGGCGTAGTCCATCCCGTAGCCGACGATGAACTCGTCCTTGTCCATCACGAATCCGGTGTAGTCGATCTCCACCGGGATCTCCCGCCGCACCCGCTTGTCGATCAGGGTGCAAATGCGGATCGAAGCCGGATCGCGTGCGGCGAACCCGCGGCGCAAGTAGTCGATCGTGTGTCCGGTGTCGATGATGTCTTCCACAATCAGGACATCGCGCTGGTAGATCGGACGGTCGAGGTCCTTCACCAGCCGGACCGCTCCAGGGGAAGTCCCGTTCCCGTAGGATGAGACGCAGATGAAGTCGTACTCGAGATCAGTGGGGACGTGACGGACCAGATCGGCGCTGAACACCATCGCTCCCCGCAGCACGCAGACCAAGACCGGAGGACGACCCTGCGGATCGCGGGAATAATCCCCGCCTGCGTAGTCACGGGAGATCCGGGCCCCGAGCGCGGCGACCCGCTGTTCGATCTCTTCCGCGGAGAACAAAACCCTCTCTATTCGCTCTTCTATCGGCTGTCTATTCATGATCTCGCTCCAGGAGATGCCCCCTAAGTTTCCCCGGTCCGGGGAAAAAAGCAACCCCGGCTTGACCGAAGGAGGGGGCTTCGCCATACTAGCGTTTGAGGGGGTGTGCGATGAGAGAGTTGGTTGTGCTAGTCGGGCTCCCGGGATCGGGAAAGACGAGCTTTCGGGCACGCCATCCCGAGTGGGCGGTGGTCTCCAAGGATGATATCCGCCGGAACGTGTTCCACCGTGACTTCGACCTCGAGTATGAGGACGCAGTGGAACGGATCTTCTCCGCCATGTTGGTGGAGGCGGTCGATTCCCCGGCCCGGGTGGTGTGCGTGGACAATACCAACCTCACCCGCGCCGCCCGCGCCCCGCTGATCGAGGTGGCGCGGCTCTCCGACCGGCTCCCGATCGCTTACGTCATGCCGCACCTGCCGCTGGAGGTCCTCTACGCCCGCAAGCTGCGCCAGCTTGAGGAACTCGCGCGAAACCACCCGGAGATCACCGTGGGCGGCTTCCCCGAGGCGCGCTATGCGGCGATGTACGACCAATACGAACAGGTGAGCGAGGATGAGGGATTCGCACGCGTGTTTCGCAATGTGGAGCCGATCCCGGTTAAGAAACGGACGCGCCGCGCACGCCGTTCCGTCCGCTC
This region of Candidatus Bipolaricaulota bacterium genomic DNA includes:
- the rpsT gene encoding 30S ribosomal protein S20 — translated: MPNIRSAEKRLRQSEKRRIRNRARKQAVKKVIKQIRIHLAAGEKEEARALIPQLAKAADKAAKGHAFHKNKASRIKSRWMRKIQSA
- the secF gene encoding protein translocase subunit SecF, which gives rise to MHHFDFLGKAKYFVPISILLVVLSWILVIPGVRGLNPGIDFSGGTEFTVKFSEPVTTAEVRSALAEIPAPIDLSKSVIQNVAGKNTMVITTQLDVEANQSTIKAIEDTLRSKFKVEDVSRYSIGKQVSRELMQKGWQAVLLALVVILVYVSWRFRLRYAVGAVVALIHDVSIALGVFALFHIEVNLATIAAFLTIVGYSLNDTIVIFDRIRENLKIDRKASIFDIINKSVNQSLSRTLNTSLTTFIPVFIMFLFGGSVLRGFALALLIGVIVGTYSSMYIANPIVYAWTLKAGVKRSK
- the recJ gene encoding single-stranded-DNA-specific exonuclease RecJ, with protein sequence MNSILFPRREWEPAPAPDEGLIGEVVSSLGCSPGLGILLARRGGKRWRGLLDPGFPQFHSPFGLSGITTAISRMREAIARGERVFIHGDFDVDGLTGAAVLYRGLVPLFPKETIKVEVGDRRHGHGLSPEFVLRVIDEGFDLVVTVDCGISNVDEVAALREAGIDTIITDHHVPPAQLPPAVAVIDPQLPDDSYPNRNLAGVGVAYKFLSALYQQLKKPIPYQLLDLVGLGTIADLVPLSDDGEVENRALVREAFNLIARGEGSSLGLRVLMERLSLNPKKLTASDIGYIIAPKLNAANRAGDPKVAFLLLTTRVKERAEYLSEVLLDYNRDREVAQTDLIAQAQEEMAKAGVDPRQDGIIVLSGKYWNKGIIGLAASNLADRYRVPAVIISEGDRISRGSCRSVDGFDMIACLRENSDILVRYGGHKMAAGFTVKNELLPLLTERLLACAARERGKAAPIKEQYDAEIRADEIDMRFYTNIRSLSPFGPGNPAPLFLLRDCRFSDLSLVGGQRQHLKGTVSQDGRSIPFIAFRMGRHIDKFEQGSGAGLIFRPGFDDWRGTVQVEAVDLVED
- a CDS encoding WecB/TagA/CpsF family glycosyltransferase, which translates into the protein MIRAGRAAVVVTPNSPGVIRALSDPVLRSSYASADLVIPDGIGVVWASRLFGRPLPARVTGVDLAARLLARPGIRVYLLGGRPGVAIRAADRLQAHHPGINIVGTHHGYFTKPDAVVERIAAARPDLVLVGMGVPQQERFMRAARTRVPGVMIGVGGALDLFAGDVPRAPIAWQKLGLEWCYRMIRQPRRVKAVVSIARFSGRALLAWAVLSFIRLSAQAD
- the mnmE gene encoding tRNA uridine-5-carboxymethylaminomethyl(34) synthesis GTPase MnmE, whose protein sequence is MNAEDTIAAISTPLGEGGIGIVRMSGPRAVEIAESVFRPTRKIRLSQVPSHTIHHGFILDGEIKLDEVLVTVMRAPRTYTREDVVEINCHGGIAAVRAVLDLLLRNGARLAERGEFTKRAFLNGRISLDQAQAVLDAVRAQTRLGLEAAVAKIGGRFRDEVESLRDRIAALLADIEVGIDYPDVDAETDPLIPRVRALRDEVEELERRAARGRVVREGLVAAIVGRPNVGKSTLLNTILAEERAIVTPIPGTTRDTVEEVVEVEGIPVRMIDTAGLRPPTDAVEEEGVRRAARAIDRADLVLLLLDRSCPLTPDDQALLDREWKKPVILVLNKSDLPPAFTRDELDPSPYLGVYEISAQTGAGVDELMSGLVAAVLAGGIPAAGTFLLLDAWEQDLLRRTGDALARAAAALESGVTPDIVAEELRVAYREAGKLQGIDVSEDILSHIFSRFCVGK
- the yidC gene encoding membrane protein insertase YidC, which produces MRKFTIFTLIGIVVIFLFSAVAFGGEGGITYKIYSEGDHKAIEVKTALADYVFSEAGGTLRSVYLYFAPYGSKPAELVPGTKTTYKDGNYTRQYLANTIYPFTVQSGGETVATHFTLTAPPSAPRPDELAIEFTGTVGNLRMTKRFLLRNDPYYTVGVTIKVENPSGEAVPLRIVLGDATSAVSKELVYQFDSGVSTAPLAPGSYTSFDGLGLMNKATVFFLKTPGGSEITPFATLLGDRTAFGITVPAAPGESTYSFSLYGGRRRYLLMDAVGLGSLDNPGTGARLIIPVVQFLKLLYRYTGNYGWAIILFTLVTRLVLFPLMRKQYHSMAKMQKLQPKLQEIQKRFKDDRELLQQKMMELYKREGVNPMGGCLPMVIQLPILILLWKAILYASEEIHLSPGFLWIPDLSLRDPLFILVILTTGAMILQQRLMTPMTSDQSSGSQKYMGYIFPLFMAFFFWNFPAGLWLYYLLTTLSQIGQQAFVNWEMGKAEAAVGGAAPPGSSAEPGEKEAQDGDDKGGD
- the rpsI gene encoding 30S ribosomal protein S9, whose product is MHAVGRRKRATARVYLKEGDGAIIINGRPAEEYFASFLEAPSHLEKTLKQPFYLTGTMGKYDVKARVRGGGFTGQLEAIRLGIARALLGVTEEYRAPLKRAGLLTRDPREVERKKYHHRKARKSEQYSKR
- the rpmE gene encoding 50S ribosomal protein L31 translates to MKKGIHPELKRAVIHCACGAEFETLSTVEDVHVDICSKCHPFFTGEERFVDTEGRVERFQRKYGKKE